AAATACTCCGATTTAGATATTATCGCTATagatttgaaaatttctttttactcaaaaatattcattttttacaCGATAACGggaattttaatttacgttATTGCCCCAACTCTTCACGTGGAAACTTGCGAAGCTACAAAACCGCGATACATGAAGGAAGCTGGTATTCCTTGCGGTGTTATAGTTCGAATAAGGTTACCTTATCGATACGATAAAAGCccaatgtttgaaatttatgtaattcatcaatttttaactGCTGCTATGTCCAGTTTGGTTATTGttaattcaacaattttgatttgcGGTTTGTTAAGACACGTTgaacttcaatttaaaaagttgttttcttatatcatgTTAATATCGACGGTTAAGACGAGTAAACTTAGCGAAACGGTTAAGTTTTGTGTTGAATATCATCACGAGATAATCAAGTAATgtgcaatttttatattacattAGTTAATTAGTATgacaatttaatttctttaagattcgttgaaaatattaatttgtctTTTGGAAGTCAACTTGTGGTTCACGTAACATTAACGTCGTTGGTTATCAGCATTTTAGGGTTTGAAATCTTAATGGAAGATGATTTATTTGAGTCTGTTCGTTATGGGATGCATTTATCTGGTTGGTTACTTTTGTTATTCACTATTTGTCATTTTGGACAAAATTTAATGGATGAAGTAAGTAAGAAAATATTATAGTATAATTACACATTATAAATAGTTTTGTAAAAGAGTACTGAGAAAGAAGTTTTTCTTAGAAAGGGTTTggggttttaaaaaaattaacacaaactTGTGATTATTAaggttatctttaataatgtttttctcgaaaattaatcaatgttttaaaatctttcgcTACTATAAACGCAGCAGATACAAATTGTAAACTGCGCTTTAAACTATCAACCAAAATTGTAGATGTATGAAGGgttatctttattttatttatgaagggattatttataattaaaactgctgctttttaaataattgtttctAATACAAATAAAGTTTCGTTCGTTACATTTACAGAGTACAAGTTTGGCAATCGCTGCATATAATACACCTTGGTATAACAGCCCCGTTTCTATCCAAAAGGATATCTTACTGATTCTAATCAGATCACAAAAGCCGCTTACTTTAAACGCTATGAATTTAGGTGATTTATCGCGGGCCACATTTCTAAAGGTAGCGatgttaactaaaaaataaaattaagttaaatttgtAACATATTTTGTTATGTTTCAGGTTCTAAGTTCTGCTTATTCGTATTTCACGTTGTTTTTGAATGTGAAAAAATGAATGTGTATGAAATAGAAGGACTGCTCAgatttccataaaaattgcaatgatgtagataaatttaaattttaaaataaatattattatacaccTCGAACACCTcgaatacttttttttagttttcgatttatacagaaaaattaataCGATTTCTTTGTTAACTTGtttatatgaatttaaattaattaaccacGTGTTTTCAAGCAACCTTGTCGCTCCAAACTTGAGCAAAGCTCGTTTTgtgcaaaaataaaattataaaaaaatatactttCATTTTCAATGGTGATGCATTTTAGTTTACTTACAGTTAATTTTACGTAATCtacaattcaaatttgaactttGATTTTCGAATAAACTAGCTTTTAACGCGACAAAAAACTCTTAAGAATATAACACgataattcaattattatgATGCATCGAAATATTTGGCAGCAAACAATTCCATAAAAACTGAAATTACGTGTTATTCATAATTGTGGGCgctcaatttatttaaattaatattatgaaaGTCGTTTCGCCCACCGTAAATCGTTCGAATGTGACTAAAAAGGTAACATCGATTTCTTTTAAGAACACAATCAACTGCTGATCATCGTTAGTTTCTTTGTAACGTTCGCGGTGGAAGTGTATAAACGAGCTTAAGTGAGTTGAAGGTAagctattaaaattttcaattagaaGTTAAAGATTTACATAACTACATTATGGGTGAATTATGAGAGCAGTGTTagacatttaaattaataaacattttttcagaTGTCTCCATTTTGGTCCTTTtaccaaatattaatattccTGGTTATATTTCAATTTCCAAGAGGTGAGAGTTATTCAAGACAATATAGAATACTTTCTGGTGATTATTATTACCCTTCCTACCGTTATTATGATGGTTACCGAATTACTTCGCCATCAAAAAGTTATTACGTGAAACCACCCAGTTACTATCAAGACGATAATGTCTATATAACGGATAAATATGGACAAACTACCGTCGTTAACAAAAATTCGTACTATCAAAGAGCAGGTTTATATTAcctaaatttatattttgaatgttaaattaattttggtgATTGGTTTGAACTGTACCGGCCGGTgtaaattgaactaaaactagaactaacactatcactacaactaacactagacctagaaatagaaattttcgGATTAAGTcgtgcgtcttttgaaaaagtgtttgacgtttcggatacCAAGTGACAACCTTTTTCAGAAACCTTTTCCAAGTAAACACTAGTTAAcgttttattgaactaaaagtacgattaacactagacctagaactcgaaacattcgggtttagccgtgcgtctgaagcaaaacgaatgtttttagttctaggtctaatgttagtacctatctaatgatagtgctagtgttagttctagttttaaattcaaaactatatttcattttcatctGCACAATAAATTTCGTCGTGGTCATtttgtcttaaaatttgttaataacaaataataaattaacattaaaaactgATTAAACAAAGGTTAAAAATCCTTATATTTTATAGCGCTAACATCTCCACAAATTTCGTCCCTCAGTTTACCGAGTGGAAATTTGTGCGCCAAATGTGGACAAAATGCTCAATGTGCTATTGTTGATGGTAGACCGGTTTGTTCCTGTTTAAGAAGTCACATAGGAGACCCTCTTTCATCATGTAAAAGAGTTGAATGTTTAAGTGACTACGAATGTGGTCCTCATCAAATGTGCAAAAATGATAAATGCGTTAATCCATGTGATGGAGTCTGCGGCATCAATGCAAATTGCGAGGTTCGACTACATGTTCCAGTTTGTAGTTGTCCATCTGGTTATACTGGCAACCCTTCTTTGAGTTGTCGAAGATTCGATCCAGGTAAGTAGTacggtaataataatatttacgtACCATgagtttataattaaagtttacAATCTAAATTCAAATctcttttcaaatattttataaattatgaattaacAGTTTGTTTTGAtgaaagattattattattcgacATAGAATATCCTGTATAAACATGCTTTATTTCAGCTGAATTATGTCATCCAAGTCCGTGCGGTGTCAACACCAACTGTGAAGTGATTAACGAAACCCCAACTTGCAAATGTTCCCCTGGATATAAAGGCGATCCGATAACTGGATGTCGCCACGAATGCGACGCAGATTCTGATTGCGGTTCACAAATGGCTTGCATTGATTACAAGTGTCAAAATCCTTGTTATACTCAATGCGGACAAAGTGCACAGTGTCAAGGCGTTCGAAATCATCAAGCCATTTGTGTTTGTCCCGAGGTAAGTGTACTACTTTTTCAATGCCATATCGCGTCGTACACcttataaatacaaatttatttttagcattattaattatgataAGAAATCTACTCTTTTTATGAATTGtcaaaagttttattaaattatttaatatagttATATTAATGCTATTCTTTTAAGGGTTGGCATGGAAATCCTTTCTCAGCCTGCAGAGCTGAATGTTATGCAGATAGCGATTGTCCGAGAAATAAACCTGCTTGCTTTATTACTGCATGTAAAAATCCTTGTGACAACGCTTGCGGAATCGGTGCTAACTGCGAATTAAGAGGTTTAACACCGATTTGTTCATGTCCGAAAGATATGACAGGTGATCCATTCGTCAGATGCAGACCATTCACAAAAGGTACGTACTATTGAATTTACTttcatttcattattaaattcaatttttctagAGGACCTTTGCGAACCTAATCCTTGCGGAAGCAACGCGAAATGCACGCCTGGCTACGACAGATCAAACAATGAAAGACCAGTTTGTACCTGTCCTGTTGGTTACGTTGGGAATCCTTTGACATCCTGTACACCTGGAGAGTGTACGGATGATTCGCAATGTGGTGATCATCGGGCTTGTATTGATTATGCGTAAGTTACTGGTGCATTTAAGTTTGGGGTGAgttaccaatttttttttagctgcGTCAATCCTTGTCATGGGCAATGCGGGGTTAACGCTGAATGTAATCCGAGAAGACACATTGCAGTGTGTACTTGTCCAAATGGTTATAATGGAGATGCGCTTGTCTCTTGTCACCGTGTTCAATCGACtccatattataaaaaataagtaattttggTGATCAgagaaattattaacaaaattatttagatgtaaaaacttaaagttaataaagaattaatcag
This genomic stretch from Onthophagus taurus isolate NC chromosome 7, IU_Otau_3.0, whole genome shotgun sequence harbors:
- the LOC111416671 gene encoding neurogenic locus notch homolog protein 1 isoform X2 translates to MSPFWSFYQILIFLVIFQFPRGESYSRQYRILSALTSPQISSLSLPSGNLCAKCGQNAQCAIVDGRPVCSCLRSHIGDPLSSCKRVECLSDYECGPHQMCKNDKCVNPCDGVCGINANCEVRLHVPVCSCPSGYTGNPSLSCRRFDPAELCHPSPCGVNTNCEVINETPTCKCSPGYKGDPITGCRHECDADSDCGSQMACIDYKCQNPCYTQCGQSAQCQGVRNHQAICVCPEGWHGNPFSACRAECYADSDCPRNKPACFITACKNPCDNACGIGANCELRGLTPICSCPKDMTGDPFVRCRPFTKEDLCEPNPCGSNAKCTPGYDRSNNERPVCTCPVGYVGNPLTSCTPGECTDDSQCGDHRACIDYACVNPCHGQCGVNAECNPRRHIAVCTCPNGYNGDALVSCHRVQSTPYYKK
- the LOC111416671 gene encoding neurogenic locus notch homolog protein 1 isoform X3: MSPFWSFYQILIFLVIFQFPRALTSPQISSLSLPSGNLCAKCGQNAQCAIVDGRPVCSCLRSHIGDPLSSCKRVECLSDYECGPHQMCKNDKCVNPCDGVCGINANCEVRLHVPVCSCPSGYTGNPSLSCRRFDPAELCHPSPCGVNTNCEVINETPTCKCSPGYKGDPITGCRHECDADSDCGSQMACIDYKCQNPCYTQCGQSAQCQGVRNHQAICVCPEGWHGNPFSACRAECYADSDCPRNKPACFITACKNPCDNACGIGANCELRGLTPICSCPKDMTGDPFVRCRPFTKEDLCEPNPCGSNAKCTPGYDRSNNERPVCTCPVGYVGNPLTSCTPGECTDDSQCGDHRACIDYACVNPCHGQCGVNAECNPRRHIAVCTCPNGYNGDALVSCHRVQSTPYYKK
- the LOC111416661 gene encoding odorant receptor 85c-like is translated as MVDESKYQFMGFTVKVLKMLNIWLNDGEIDELKWRSWKTYSIYIFLIPSVLPLFIELIFIFTEPEADIVIIFQVVLAGVCVAGSMYMTLCFLSNRKGIKEIIKSIELFTKYSDLDIIAIDLKISFYSKIFIFYTITGILIYVIAPTLHVETCEATKPRYMKEAGIPCGVIVRIRLPYRYDKSPMFEIYVIHQFLTAAMSSLVIVNSTILICGLLRHVELQFKKLFSYIMLISTVKTSKLSETVKFCVEYHHEIIKFVENINLSFGSQLVVHVTLTSLVISILGFEILMEDDLFESVRYGMHLSGWLLLLFTICHFGQNLMDESTSLAIAAYNTPWYNSPVSIQKDILLILIRSQKPLTLNAMNLGDLSRATFLKVLSSAYSYFTLFLNVKK
- the LOC111416671 gene encoding neurogenic locus notch homolog protein 1 isoform X1 translates to MSPFWSFYQILIFLVIFQFPRGESYSRQYRILSGDYYYPSYRYYDGYRITSPSKSYYVKPPSYYQDDNVYITDKYGQTTVVNKNSYYQRAALTSPQISSLSLPSGNLCAKCGQNAQCAIVDGRPVCSCLRSHIGDPLSSCKRVECLSDYECGPHQMCKNDKCVNPCDGVCGINANCEVRLHVPVCSCPSGYTGNPSLSCRRFDPAELCHPSPCGVNTNCEVINETPTCKCSPGYKGDPITGCRHECDADSDCGSQMACIDYKCQNPCYTQCGQSAQCQGVRNHQAICVCPEGWHGNPFSACRAECYADSDCPRNKPACFITACKNPCDNACGIGANCELRGLTPICSCPKDMTGDPFVRCRPFTKEDLCEPNPCGSNAKCTPGYDRSNNERPVCTCPVGYVGNPLTSCTPGECTDDSQCGDHRACIDYACVNPCHGQCGVNAECNPRRHIAVCTCPNGYNGDALVSCHRVQSTPYYKK